The DNA segment aagcgaggttgTCGCCCTACTGATCAGTACAAGTGGAACAATGAGTATCCGCTCAATGTTTTGAGAATAGGCTGTGATATAAGATGGTTACTTGTTACTCTTCTTAATGCTCAAAGCTGCCCGCACTCGATGGGACCTCATACAGCTTTCACCTCTCCTTCATGGTTTGTTCCAGTGCTGTTAGTTATTATGGATGCTCCAAGGTAGCCAATGAATCTagttacagcctcgctcctgtgccagataagtccactacggactcaccatagcccgtgctatttggaactttttgttcctagtagctgaatttTAAACAACCACAACAACGATAGCCAATCGGAAATTATCTTTCCTCTCATCTGGGTCATGCCTAATCCAACCCGTCCCTCTGATAGAGTAACGCATTTCAACATTACTTCTGCCGTGAATGGTAATACAGCGATGCATTTCAGCTCCATCCACGTGTTCGGTCTTAACATAAGCAAGGATTTTTCTTAAACTCATTTTCTTACGAACTGACACGATAATTTGTAAGAAAAGACGTATACTTCGCTGGAAAAAATATATACCGTGAGACCACAGTGAGTTATTGATACCATGCTGGTGTATTGATCGTTCGCTCACACGCGAGGTTAGTGTTGACCAGACAGCAGGGCGGTGGAGGGGTGGGGATCACTAGTGGGTGGTGTTACTAAGTGATTTATGGCTTGGAGATCATTCAAGCTTTATTTCACATGTGTAGGCTCATCGAGGCTCCAGCATGCACCAGGATTTGCTGAAAATCCTagtgcacaatcgacttgagaatggtccaggacggatcgaaacatcgtcgtcccttcaccttctagtgtgcggtctggtcaacatacttcagccacgttattgtgactcatcgcctgcttgctGAAAAACTGTGCCCAAACTGCACAACGAGAGATGGAGGGCATTGTTTAATTGTGGAGCTTAGTTAATTTAATAATAAGCTCTTAGTTAATAAGCTTAGTTAATAAACTATATCTtagttaattattatatatataattaatattataGTCTTGTTACAAAATTACATAAAATTATGACTTTAAATTATAAAATTGCCTGGCTTATTACAGGTAGGTCGTGTGTGGGGGTCTGAATTATCACACAAGAATTCTGAGGACAACGTGCATCAGAGGAAGACTTGGGCCGGGACAATTAGCTTGCGTGTTACGTCACGTGTTGCCGTGGGGAGCCGGTAGATGGGGTGATGGGGAAGAACGATAGGGGAATAGGTAATGGATTGAGGGGAAATGGGGTTGATGGTGGATAAGGTTGTGagaggaggacgaggaagagAGGGTTGATATGACGATCAGGTGACTTTGTTAATATTTCTGTAattgaggtggtgatggtggtaggtagtagatggtggtagagtaagtgatgtagtgtggtggtgatggtggtaggtctTGAGCAGAGTAAGagatgtagtgtggtggtgatggtggtaggtctGGAGCAGAGTAAgtgatgtagtgtggtggtgatggtggtaggtctTGAGCAGAGTAAgtgatgtagtgtggtggtgatggtggtaggtctGGAGCAGAGTAAgtgatgtagtgtggtggtgatggtggtaggtctGGAGCAGAGTAAgtgatgtagtgtggtggtgatggtggtaggtgtGGAGCAGAGTAAgtgatgtagtgtggtggtgatggtggtaggt comes from the Procambarus clarkii isolate CNS0578487 chromosome 25, FALCON_Pclarkii_2.0, whole genome shotgun sequence genome and includes:
- the LOC138368346 gene encoding uncharacterized protein codes for the protein MTRNSRVVDPCTSGHLTARLGKHTITPPYSAPDLPPSPPHYITYSAPDLPPSPPHYITYSAPHLPPSPPHYITYSAPHLPPSPPHYITYSAPDLPPSPPHYITYSAPDLPPSPPHYITYSAQDLPPSPPHYITYSAPDLPPSPPHYISYSAQDLPPSPPHYITYSTTIYYLPPSPPQLQKY